Proteins encoded in a region of the Rutidosis leptorrhynchoides isolate AG116_Rl617_1_P2 chromosome 9, CSIRO_AGI_Rlap_v1, whole genome shotgun sequence genome:
- the LOC139867747 gene encoding uncharacterized protein — translation MDWNMDYEDKPEDQPEDQPEDQTEDQREDQTDTDYENQTEDQPEDQQPEDQQPENQTEDETDSDYEDETYTCSDGSFDRHYLSYPHSHDSENHLEIGNKIIMPQSALDHLISLQVSYPMTFRIENVFTGHHSHCGVIEFTADEGFVFMPTWMMDNLRLRQGQLVNIKNTCLPKGTYIKIQPHVTKFITLSDHKTLLEKAFRDFACLTTGDTIAVNVEDETYMVNIVETKPNIGISLYETDCEVDFAPPLDYNNKEQPERKKVFLNKQKSGNKSEEKEDMKAFKGVGRRLNEVGAVPIMDDSCCESVDESNRNLKRLKVEDDVVKAEFKPLDEKAKRVDEPGSQVINVAEKDEGFKAFTGKSYRNLLSEYLWHVVVTTYTVRFHNS, via the exons ATGGATTGGAACATGGATTACGAAGATAAACCTGAAGATCAACCTGAAGATCAACCCGAAGATCAAACCGAAGATCAACGTGAAGATCAAACTGACACGGATTACGAAAATCAAACCGAAGATCAACCCGAAGATCAACAACCTGAAGATCAACAACCTGAAAATCAAACTGAAGATGAAACTGACTCGGATTACGAAGATGAAACTTACACTTGTTCCGACGGTTCATTCGATCGTCACTACCTTAGTTACCCACATTCGCACGACTCTGAAAACCATCTTGAAATCGGAAACAAAATCATCATGCCACAATCTGCCCTTGATCACCTTATATCCCTCCAAGTTTCGTACCCAATGACGTTTCGTATCGAAAACGTTTTCACGGGCCACCACTCACATTGTGGCGTTATCGAGTTCACCGCTGACGAAGGTTTTGTGTTTATGCCCACGTGGATGATGGACAACTTGCGATTACGacaaggtcaactagtcaacattaAAAACACTTGTCTTCCTAAAGGAACATACATTAAAATACAGCCCCATGTCACAAAATTTATTACTCTTTCAGATCATAAAACTTTGCTTGAAAAAGCGTTTAGGGATTTCGCATGTCTCACAACGGGCGATACTATTGCGGTTAACGTTGAGGACGAAAcgtatatggttaatatagttgagACTAAACCGAATATTGGGATATCGTTGTATGAGACAGATTGTGAGGTGGACTTTGCTCCACCGTTGGATTATAATAATAAAGAACAACCTGAAAGGAAAAAGGtgtttttgaataaacagaagagtgGTAATAAAAGTGAAGAAAAAGAAGATATGAAAGCGTTTAAAGGCGTTGGTAGGCGACTTAATGAAGTAGGTGCTGTTCCGATAATGGATGATAGTTGTTGTGAATCGGTTGATGAATCGAACAGAAATTTAAAAAGGCTAAAAGTTGAAGACGACGTTGTAAAGGCAGAGTTTAAGCCGTTGGATGAAAAGGCGAAGCGAGTTGATGAACCGGGTTCTCAAGTGATCAATGTGGCGGAAAAAGATGAAGGATTTAAAGCGTTTACCGGGAAGAGTTACCGA AACTTGTTATCGGAGTACTTGTGGCATGTGGTTGTAACAACATATACGGTTAGG TTCCATAATTCTTGA